A stretch of DNA from Actinomycetota bacterium:
ACGTAGGCCAGGCCGTCCCTGTACAGGAGCCTGCCGTGGAGCTGGGATATCCCCGTGCTCGTCTTGAGCAGGGTCCTGGTGGCGTGGTTGCCCAGGGTACAGATGATGCGCGGCTTGATGATCTCTATCTGCTTGAAGAGGTACGGGGTACAGGTCTCGAGCTCCTCCGGCAGGGGGTCGCGGTTTTCCGGCGGCCGGCACTTGAGGGTATTGGCGATATATACCTGGGAGCGTTTGAGTCCTATGGAGGCCAGGAGCTGGTCCAGGAACTGCCCCGCCGGACCCACGAAGGGGATTCCCTGCCGGTCCTCGTGGAAGCCCGGCGCCTCGCCCACGAACATGATGTCTGCATCCTCGGTCCCCGTGCCCAGCACCAGGTTGGTGCGGGTGTTCCCAAGCGAACAGCGCCGGCAATCCTTTATGGCCTCGTAGAGCTCACCGATGGTCGCGGCCCCGCGCCAGTCGCCGGCCATGTCCACCTCTACTTTGAGCAGCTGGAGCAGCTCGCCGCGGTGCAGGAGCCGCATCCCGAGGAGCCGGCCGAGGATCTGAAATCCCCCGCGGATGCCGACCCGCTCTTGAAGCCGAAAGTGGAAAAGAGCTTCCTGATCTTCTTCTTGCCGCAAAGGGTGCAGCGCTCCGCCTCCTCCGACATGCTTCGCGCGAAGAACTCGAAGGTCTCGCCGCACGCCTCGCACCTGTATTCGTAGAACGGCATAGCTCATCCCTTCCTTTTCGCGTTCTCGACTTGATTTTAATCACAACCGGGTTGCCGGGCAACGAGCTGCGTCATCCGGCCTTTCGGGAGGGACGTATTTGCCTCGCCACCGGCCATGGGGTAATTTCTTGCTAGTCTTGTACCCATCCCGTCGCCCGACCGAGGCAGAGGACAGCCATGGCCGTCTTGCATGGAGCGGAGAGAAAACGCGGTTTGAGCCTTTGGCCCCTCGCCATAACCGCCCTGGTGCTGGCGGCTTTCTTCCACTCCATACTCACCCTCTCCAGGGTCCCCTGGATCTCCGACATCAAGTCCTACTACTACCCGGCCTGGCGCTATCTCTCCCAGGCCTTTCGTTCCGGTGGGCCTTCCCTGTGGTGTCCCGGGATTTACTGCGGCTTCCCCCTCTTCGCCGACAGCGAGACGGGGCTGTTCTACCCTCTCAACCTCCTTTTCTTCCAGCTCCCGGCCACCGCCGGTTTCAACTATTCCATCGTCCTCCACTACCTCCTCGGGGGCTTTTTCACCTACGCCTACTGCCGGCGCCTGAACCTGGCGCGCTCCTCCTCGCTCTTCGCCTCCCTGCCCTTCGTGCTGGGCGGTTTCTTCCTGGCCCACCTGGTACACCCCAACACCATCGCCACCGCCGCCTGGATACCCCTCTTCCTCTACTTCCTCGAGCGCGCGCTCGCCGAGGGCAGGCCGTCCTTCCACCTCGCGGCGGGAGGGGTGATCGGACTGCAGTGCCTCTCCGGTTTCCTGATGATCCCGCTCATGGAGGCGTTGCTGGCCTTTTTCTACATCGTCTTCTACCGCTTCGAGGGCGAGGGGACGGGGCGGAAAGAGGCGTTGCGCAACCTCGCCTGGCTCGCCCTGGCCTTGGCGCTGGGGATGGGTCTGGGCATGGTGCAGAACCTTCCCAGTTATTACCTGGTGCAGAACTCCTACCGCGCGGGGGGGCTCTCCGAGAAGGTCGCCGCCATCGGAAGCCTGCCCCCCGCACAGCTCCTGGGGGTGGTCTTTCCCCGCCTCTTCGGACGCGGCATCGCCCAGGGAGACTACCTGGGCGCCTGGACCTTCGAGGAGACCTACGCCTACATGGGGATACTCCCCCTCCTCTTCGCCTCTGCGGCGCTGCTGCGACCGCGCCGTCGCCACGCCGTCTTCTTCCTCTGGGTCGGCGCCGTATCCCTGGTCCTGAGTCTCGGGAAGTACGGCCTCCTGTGGTCGGCGGTCCGCCACCTTCCCGGCTTCAGCGTGCTCAAGGGGTCGAGCAGGTTCATCCTCACCTTCAACCTCTCCCTGGCGGTGCTGGGAGGGATGGGCTTCGAGCGCTGGCGCGGCGCGGAGTTTCCCTCCCGGCTGTCAACGACCCTTTCCCGTGCCTGGATAAAAACGGGCGCGATCGCAACGGGGCTCACCGCCCTTTTCGTTCTCCTCTACCGCTTCAACCTGCTGTGGTTCAGGGACCTGGCCACGGCCACGGCCAGGCCCCTGCTGGAGGGCATCAAGCTGCCCACCCACCAGGTCCTGGACGGCCTGGTGTCCTTCTTCACCGCTCCGCGCCTGGAGTTCCTTCTCCCCCTGGTGATGCTCGCTCTCTTCCTGCTCCTCCTGCGCACCGAGGGAGGAGCGGGACGGGGATACGGCCCCAGCCGCCTCAAGTTGTTCATCGTAGTGGGCCTGGCGGTGGCGGATGTCTTCGTCTTCGGCAGCTTCGTGCTCAAGCCGGTGCCCCGGGCGCGCGCGGACTTCAAGCCCCAGGTCGTCTCCTTCCTCGAGGAGCACGCCGGCGATGCGCGGGTGGCCATGGCCAAGGAGCCGGGGGTGGACCGCGGGGAGTTCCCCCTCTGCTCCAACCAGCTTCTTCCCTACGGGCTCGAGGACGCCTTCGGATTCTCCACCATACCTCCCGCGCGCCTCGACCGCTTCCTGGCTCTGGCGAACAACCGGCCCGAGACCTCCGCCTTCGCGCTCCTCGGCGTGCGCCTGCTCTTCTCCAGCCTTTCCAGGGTGGGGGATACCGCCTACGATCTCTCCGACCCCTATCCCATACCCGGAGGCCTCGGCTCCGTGAGCTACGCCTTCCCGCAGGACACCTCGGGAAGGGAGCTCCGTCTCCTCCTGGACGGCAAGATCCTCGAATCCAGCGCCTCGGGACGCCTGTGCGTGAAGCTGAACTCCATAATCAACGGCCGCGTGACCAGGCAACCCGTGCTTCTTCTACATAAGGACACGGGTCGCGACGCCTTCTTCCTCGAGCTCATCGACACCGAGCAGGCCGCTTCCTTCGAGCGCACGCGGTTCAAGTCTCCCGGTTACGGCCGGGGGCGCGACGCCCTGGAGATCAGGGTCCCTCTCCCCCGGCTCGGCGAGGCGGACGAGATCGTCCTGACCACCCTCTGCGACCCGTCCCTCGCGGGGACCCGCCTGGCGGCCCTCACGGCCATCGACGAGGACGGAAGGCGCGTGCCCCTCACCGCCTGGCCGTCCGTCTTCAGTGACGGCAGGTTCGCCGTTTACGAGCTGCCGGGCGACCGCTTCCCAGCCTACCCGGCCAACGAGGTCTCCTGGAGCCAGGACTGGAAGGAGGCTGTGGACCGCGCCTTCCGCGAGAGGAAGGGTCCCGGCGAGGTCATCCTGGTGGAGAACGAGGTGGACGCCGAGACGCGGGAGGCCGTCACGAGGCTCCCGTCGGCACGGGAGGAGCCTTCCGTGGAGATGGTGGAGCGCGGGGGGAGCGGCATGTCCCTGCGCGTCAACAGCGATTCAGGCTTCATCCTGGTCATACCCTTGAACTATCTCCCCGGCTGGAGGGCGACGGTGGACGGGACGGGGACGAGGCTCTTCTCCGCCAACGGTTTCATGACCGCCCTCTACCTCCCGGCAGGAGACCACGAGGTGCGCCTCGCTTACCGCCCGCCCGGCCTCGTGGGAGGCGCGGCGCTATCGGCGTTCTCCCTGCTCCTCCTCTCGCTCCTCTTCGTCCTCGCGAGGAGGCGCGAGGCGGGAGAGACGGCGGCCCCTGGGGGCGAGAAGCCCGCGGCCGGGCCGGCGGGGGGGAGCATCAGCGCCTTCTTCCCGTGCTACAACGACTCCGCCACCCTCAAGGGGCTCATAGAGAAGGCCCTCTCCGTGCTCGCGGAGCTCACCGACGATTACGAGGTGATCGTGGTAGACGACGGGAGCGCGGACTCCTCCAGCGAGGTGATAGACACCCTCGCCGCATCCTACCGGAAGGTCCGCGTGGTCAGGCACGACCGCAACCGAGGCTACGGCGCGGCCCTGCGCAGCGGTATAAAGACCTCCAGCAAGGACTGGGTCTTCTACACCGACAGCGACGGACAGTACGATGTCGAGGACCTCCGTCGGCTGTATGCCTTGAGCGGCACCGCCGACGTGGTCAACGGCTACAAGGTGGGGCGCAGCGACGCCTGGTACCGCAGGCTCCTGGGGTCTGCCTATAACCGGCTGGTGCATTTCGCCTTCGCCATCCCCATCCGCGACGTGGACTGCGACTTCAGGCTCATGCGCGGAGACCTGGTGCGCGGACTCCACCTGCGCTCCGAAGGGGGGGCCATCTGCGTGGAGCTGGTCAAGGAGCTGCAGGCGGCAGGGGCCGTCTTCGCGGAGACGCCGGTGGGACATTACCCGCGCGCCGAGGGCAGGAGTCAGTTCTTCCGCCTGAAAAACCTGCTTGTCATGGTAAGGGAGATTACGGCACTATGGTGGAGGATGCAGAAGAAGGGAGTGGTTTGATGGGCGAACCCGCCCCGCTTCAGGAAAGGTATGCCGGCAAGAGCGTCCTGGTCACGGGCGGATTGGGGTTCATCGGCAGCGGCCTGGTGCGCCGGTTACTGCGCATGGAGGCTTGCGTCACCGTCATCGACGCCTGCTTCCCCGACCAGGGCGCCAACCTCTTCAACCTCAAGGAGGTGCTCGACGAGGTCGTCCTGGTGGTCGCGGACATCGGACGCGTGGAGGACATCTCGGCGTACCTTGTGGACCAGGACTACGTCTTCAACCTGGCCGCCTGCATAAGCCACGTGGGGTCGATGCGCGACCCCATGCGGGACCTGGAGCGCAACTGCGTGAGCCAGCTGCGTTTCCTGGGCGCGCTCACGGAGCTGAGTCCGGGAACCCGCGTCCTGTACACGGGCTCGCGCAGCCAGTACGGAAGCCCACTATACCTCCCCGTGGACGAGGACCACCCCCTCAAGCCCGTGGATTTCAACGGGGTGCACAAGACGGCGGTGGAGGAATACCACCGCATACTCCACGAGCTGGGCAAGCTGCGCTACACCTCGCTGCGCCTCACCAACATCTACGGTCCCCGGCACCAGATGCACAACGACGGTCAGGGCTTCCTGAACTGGTTCATACGCCAAGCCCTGGCGGGCCAGGAGATATGCGTTTACGGCGACGGCGCTCAGAAGCGGGATTTCCTATACGTCGACGACGCGGTGGATGCCATCCTCGCCGCCGCCTCCGACCCCCGGTGCGAGGGCCGCGTCTTCAACCTCGCCTCCGGGGTCGCGGTGAGCGTGCTGGAGGCGGCGTCCATCATCTGCGAGCTCGCCGGCAACGGCTACCGCTGCGCCCCCTACCCCCCCGATGCGGGAGCGGTGGAGCCCGGGGATATCCGTCTCGACGGCTCGCGGCTGCAGGCACTGCTGGGGTGGCGGCCCCGTACAGACCTCAAGGAAGGCATCTCCAGGACCCTGTCCTTCTACCGCCGCCACGGGCTGCGCTATTTCCGGGAGGGAAAGGCGCGCGTGGCGCTCAAGGGGGGTGCCCCGGGATGAGGTGCGTTTCCGGCAGGACGCCCGCATACGCGCCCCGTCCGGGATATCGCGGCGGATCGGGCTAGTATCCCATGGGCGACATCCGCGTCCCCTTCCTGGACCTCTCGCGCCATGACCGGGCTCTGCTCCCGGAGCTCTCCGCGGCATTCTCGCGCGTTCTGCAGGGAGGGAGGTTCGTGCTCGGCCCCGAGGTATCCGCGTTCGAGGAGGAGTTCGCCTCCTTCTGCGGCGCGAGGCACGCGGTAGGGGTGGCCTCGGGGACGGACGCCATCGTCCTCGTCCTCAGGGCGCTGGGGATAGCTCCGGGAGATGAGGTGGTGACTCCCGCCCTCTCCGCTCCCCCCACCGCCGTAGCCGTCTCCCTGGCCGGAGGACGGCCTCTCTTCGTGGATATCGACCCCGCAACCCGCTGTATCGACCCCTCGCAGGTCGAGAGGTCCATCGGCCCCCGCACCCGCTTCCTCCTGGCGGTGCATCTCTACGGCCGCCTCGCGGAGACGGAGGAGCTGTCACGGATCGCGGACGGTCACGGCCTGGTGCTGGTGGAGGACTGCGCGCAGGCCCACGGCGCCCGCCGCAACGGCCGCTCCGCGGGCACCTGGGGACGGGCGGGCTGCTACAGTTTCTACCCCACCAAGAACCTGGGGGCGTACGGGGACGGCGGCGCGGTGATCACCGATGATGCGCAGCTCGCGCGCCGCCTGCGCGAGCTGCGGGATTACGGCCGCGTGGATCGAGACCGCATCGCGGAGGTGGGGACGAACAGCCGCCTGGACGAGCTGCAGGCGGCCTTCCTGCGCGTCAAACTGGGAAGACTGGAGGAATGGAACCGCCGCCGCAGGGATCTGGCGCGCCGCTACTGGGAGGAGCTGGAAGGCCTGCCCCTCGACCTCCCGGAATGGGACGGAATGGAGGACCACTGTTTTCACCTCTGGGTGGCGGCCTGCGAGGAACGCGATGCCCTGCGCGCCTGGCTGGCGGAAGAGGGCATCGAGACCGCCGTCCACTATCCCGTGCCCCTGCACCTCCAGGCGCCTTACCTCGAGGGGGGGAAGCCGGCCTTCTCATGCCCGGAGGCGGAGCGTTTCTGCGCCAGGGCCATCTCCCTCCCCCTGCATCCCTCGCTCTCGGAGGACGAGCAGGATGCGGTGATCTCCGCGGTGAAGGGCTTTTTCCGCCGGCGTCGGAAGACGGCATGACCTCCGCATCCGCAAGCACTTCCGGTATCCTTACATTTATTACCAAGTGCCACGCAGGTACGGTATCCGTGTTTCGTGCCGCCCCCCGTGCTCGGATCCGCGTCTTGCATCGACATCCGGCGGCACCGCGCAGGTCAGAGACAGGTGATCAGGCGCATGCAGTCCATCTTCCGCGGCTGCGCCTCCTCGCGCGCCGCACAACCCGTGAGGAAGATCCGCTTCGCAGTGCCCGGTCAGAGATAGGTGGTCAGGCGCATGCAGTCCATCTTCCGCGGCTGCGCCTCCTCGCGCGCCGCATATCCCACCGGTACCAGGGCCAGGGGCCTTATGTCCCGCGCCAGGCGGAGTTCGCGCGCCACCTCCTCCTCCCGGAATGCCCCCACCCAGCAGGCCCCAAGACCGAGGGCGGTGGCGCAGAGCAGCATATTCTGGGTGGCCGCCGCGGTGTCCTGCACGGCGTAGAGCTCCACCCCGCGCCTGCCGTAGGCGGCGGCGTGGGCGGCGAGGTCGGCGCACACCACGATGACCACGGGAGCCTCGGCCACGAAGGACTGGCCCAGGGCCGCCTTTGCCAGGCGCTCCTTCAATCCCGCGTCGCGCACCACCACGAAGCGCCACGGCTGCACGTTCCCGGCCGAGGGCGCCTGGCAGGCGCAGCGCAGGAGCTCCTCCACGAGCTCGTCCGCCACCTCCCTGTCCGCACGGAAGGAACGCACGCTGCGCCTCTTCTCCATGGCCTCGAACACGTCCATGTCGCGCCCCTCCTCACACCAGGTCGGCGTGGGCGGGAATGCCCGCCACTCCCTTCGCGTGCAGTACCGCGTTGCGCACCGCGCGCGCCATCAGCTCCGCGGCCATGATCCCCACCACATCCGCGGAAGCCTCCACCTCCCCCGTGGCCGCCGCGAAGACCAGATCTCCGTCCACCTTGGTGTGGCTGGGGGAGATGGCCCGGGCGAAACCGTTGTGGGCTCTCTGGGCCACCCAGTTCACGTCGGTCTTGCCGAGGCGCGCGTTGCTCACGACCACCCCCAGGGTGGTGTTGGTGAAGGGCATGACATAACCGCCGCCCAGGGAGGACTCGATGAGCGATTGCGTGCCCGCGAACCCCCCCTCGGGGAGGCGCGCCCCCGCCAGCACCCGCCCCTCTTCGTCCACCACGTCCCCGAAGGCGTTGACCACCGCCAGGGCGAGCATCTTCAAGCCCTCTCCCTCGAAGAACGCCGTGCCCAGGCCGCTCTTGGTGGCGTTGGCGGGGCCCAGCATCATCCCCACCGTGGCGCCCATCCCCGCGCCCACGTTCCCCTGGCGCGTGGGGTCATCGCTCGCGTCCAGGCAGGCGCGGTAGCCCATCTCCGCGTCCGGCCGGGCACCAGGATCTCCCACCGCCAGGTCGAAGATCACCGCCGCGGGCACGATGGGAACGCGCGCCACCCCGGTGTCGAAGCCGATGCCCCTTTCCTCGAGGTAACGGACCACTCCGGTGGCGGCGGCGAGCCCGAAGGCGCTGCCGCCGGAAAGCACGAAGGCGTGTATCTCCTCCACCAGGTTCACGGGATGGAGCAGGTCCGTCTCCCGCGTCCCCGGA
This window harbors:
- a CDS encoding uracil-DNA glycosylase, whose product is MAGDWRGAATIGELYEAIKDCRRCSLGNTRTNLVLGTGTEDADIMFVGEAPGFHEDRQGIPFVGPAGQFLDQLLASIGLKRSQVYIANTLKCRPPENRDPLPEELETCTPYLFKQIEIIKPRIICTLGNHATRTLLKTSTGISQLHGRLLYRDGLAYVPLFHPAAALHKPPLKSVLVEDFQRLREHLDAESARWRSEARPEPEVGTVEPPESEPEQMNLF
- a CDS encoding zinc ribbon domain-containing protein; this translates as MPFYEYRCEACGETFEFFARSMSEEAERCTLCGKKKIRKLFSTFGFKSGSASAGDFRSSAGSSGCGSCTAASCSSCSK
- a CDS encoding glycosyltransferase codes for the protein MSLWPLAITALVLAAFFHSILTLSRVPWISDIKSYYYPAWRYLSQAFRSGGPSLWCPGIYCGFPLFADSETGLFYPLNLLFFQLPATAGFNYSIVLHYLLGGFFTYAYCRRLNLARSSSLFASLPFVLGGFFLAHLVHPNTIATAAWIPLFLYFLERALAEGRPSFHLAAGGVIGLQCLSGFLMIPLMEALLAFFYIVFYRFEGEGTGRKEALRNLAWLALALALGMGLGMVQNLPSYYLVQNSYRAGGLSEKVAAIGSLPPAQLLGVVFPRLFGRGIAQGDYLGAWTFEETYAYMGILPLLFASAALLRPRRRHAVFFLWVGAVSLVLSLGKYGLLWSAVRHLPGFSVLKGSSRFILTFNLSLAVLGGMGFERWRGAEFPSRLSTTLSRAWIKTGAIATGLTALFVLLYRFNLLWFRDLATATARPLLEGIKLPTHQVLDGLVSFFTAPRLEFLLPLVMLALFLLLLRTEGGAGRGYGPSRLKLFIVVGLAVADVFVFGSFVLKPVPRARADFKPQVVSFLEEHAGDARVAMAKEPGVDRGEFPLCSNQLLPYGLEDAFGFSTIPPARLDRFLALANNRPETSAFALLGVRLLFSSLSRVGDTAYDLSDPYPIPGGLGSVSYAFPQDTSGRELRLLLDGKILESSASGRLCVKLNSIINGRVTRQPVLLLHKDTGRDAFFLELIDTEQAASFERTRFKSPGYGRGRDALEIRVPLPRLGEADEIVLTTLCDPSLAGTRLAALTAIDEDGRRVPLTAWPSVFSDGRFAVYELPGDRFPAYPANEVSWSQDWKEAVDRAFRERKGPGEVILVENEVDAETREAVTRLPSAREEPSVEMVERGGSGMSLRVNSDSGFILVIPLNYLPGWRATVDGTGTRLFSANGFMTALYLPAGDHEVRLAYRPPGLVGGAALSAFSLLLLSLLFVLARRREAGETAAPGGEKPAAGPAGGSISAFFPCYNDSATLKGLIEKALSVLAELTDDYEVIVVDDGSADSSSEVIDTLAASYRKVRVVRHDRNRGYGAALRSGIKTSSKDWVFYTDSDGQYDVEDLRRLYALSGTADVVNGYKVGRSDAWYRRLLGSAYNRLVHFAFAIPIRDVDCDFRLMRGDLVRGLHLRSEGGAICVELVKELQAAGAVFAETPVGHYPRAEGRSQFFRLKNLLVMVREITALWWRMQKKGVV
- a CDS encoding NAD-dependent epimerase/dehydratase family protein, with the protein product MGEPAPLQERYAGKSVLVTGGLGFIGSGLVRRLLRMEACVTVIDACFPDQGANLFNLKEVLDEVVLVVADIGRVEDISAYLVDQDYVFNLAACISHVGSMRDPMRDLERNCVSQLRFLGALTELSPGTRVLYTGSRSQYGSPLYLPVDEDHPLKPVDFNGVHKTAVEEYHRILHELGKLRYTSLRLTNIYGPRHQMHNDGQGFLNWFIRQALAGQEICVYGDGAQKRDFLYVDDAVDAILAAASDPRCEGRVFNLASGVAVSVLEAASIICELAGNGYRCAPYPPDAGAVEPGDIRLDGSRLQALLGWRPRTDLKEGISRTLSFYRRHGLRYFREGKARVALKGGAPG
- a CDS encoding DegT/DnrJ/EryC1/StrS family aminotransferase; this encodes MGDIRVPFLDLSRHDRALLPELSAAFSRVLQGGRFVLGPEVSAFEEEFASFCGARHAVGVASGTDAIVLVLRALGIAPGDEVVTPALSAPPTAVAVSLAGGRPLFVDIDPATRCIDPSQVERSIGPRTRFLLAVHLYGRLAETEELSRIADGHGLVLVEDCAQAHGARRNGRSAGTWGRAGCYSFYPTKNLGAYGDGGAVITDDAQLARRLRELRDYGRVDRDRIAEVGTNSRLDELQAAFLRVKLGRLEEWNRRRRDLARRYWEELEGLPLDLPEWDGMEDHCFHLWVAACEERDALRAWLAEEGIETAVHYPVPLHLQAPYLEGGKPAFSCPEAERFCARAISLPLHPSLSEDEQDAVISAVKGFFRRRRKTA
- a CDS encoding nitroreductase family protein, producing MDVFEAMEKRRSVRSFRADREVADELVEELLRCACQAPSAGNVQPWRFVVVRDAGLKERLAKAALGQSFVAEAPVVIVVCADLAAHAAAYGRRGVELYAVQDTAAATQNMLLCATALGLGACWVGAFREEEVARELRLARDIRPLALVPVGYAAREEAQPRKMDCMRLTTYL
- a CDS encoding P1 family peptidase, which gives rise to MAEWAIDGVRVGHAHDENGLTGCTVVLLPPGTKGGVDVRGGAPGTRETDLLHPVNLVEEIHAFVLSGGSAFGLAAATGVVRYLEERGIGFDTGVARVPIVPAAVIFDLAVGDPGARPDAEMGYRACLDASDDPTRQGNVGAGMGATVGMMLGPANATKSGLGTAFFEGEGLKMLALAVVNAFGDVVDEEGRVLAGARLPEGGFAGTQSLIESSLGGGYVMPFTNTTLGVVVSNARLGKTDVNWVAQRAHNGFARAISPSHTKVDGDLVFAAATGEVEASADVVGIMAAELMARAVRNAVLHAKGVAGIPAHADLV